The Ruminococcaceae bacterium R-25 DNA segment TGCGTTGAGACATATGCCGCAAAGGGCGAGATCCCTTCATTCTCGATCACTCCCGATGCAGAGTTCCCTGTAATCTATGCAGAGAAAGGCATAATGAACATCAAGATCTCTGACGATGCACCTTCTTCTGTAATTGCTGCCGGAGGTTCTGCCGCAAACATGGTTCCTGCCAAATCTTCCTGCAGGATCAACGGCAAGGAATATGTAGCAACAGGAAAAACGGCTCATGCTTCAAAACCTGATCTCGGTGTAAATGCAATTTTTGAGATGATAAAGCTCCTTGATAAGGCCGGCGAAGACTACTCTTCTTCACCGCTTTTAAGCTTTATCGCGAACGAACTCGTTCCTAAGACAGCAGCTGAATATACAGGCTGCGACATCAAGGATGAATCAGGTTCAGTCACAGCTAATCCTTCTATCCTCAAGTGCGGCGAAGACGGCGAATCTTTGATCATCGACATCAGATGTCCTGTAAGCTACCAGATGGATTCGATCACTTCATTCATCGCCATGAAGGCAGCAAATTACGGCCTCTCAGCCGAGATCACAAACCAGATGTCACCGCTTTATAAAGCAAAGGACCTGCCCGAGATATCTGTCCTCACGGATATCTGGAAAGAAAACATGCCTTCATACACAGGCTATAGACCTGAATATCTTGAAAAATACACTGAGCCCATTGCGATCGGCGGCGGCACTTATGCCCGCCACATGCCTAACACGATCGCATTTGGCATCCAGACTCCCTGGCAGGAAGACCAGTGCCACCAGGCTAATGAATCAAGGGCTCTTACGGATTTTGAGACAGACATCAAGGTCATGACAGAAGCAATTAAAGCGCTGTCGGCATCGTGAGTTTTTCGCACAATTAAAAACATGCAAATTAAAAGGGGTTGCCGTTGTGGACAACCCCTTAAGTTTTTGGTTTTAGATTACTCGCCTGATATGTGCGACATTCTTTGCGTTCGCGAAGTTATCTTCAACTACGCCGTACTTTGCACCCTTGGCGTGTACGTACTTGCCGCCGCCGATATAGATAGCCGAGTGCTCCATCGTTCCGTCACCGTTACGGTCAAAGCAGATGATATCACCGCACTGAATATCTTCTTTCTTTACCTCTTTACCCTTCTTGGACTGCGATGTAGCGCCGTGAGGAAGTGAGACACCATAATAATTCTTGATGCAGTACATAACAAATCCTGAGCAGTCAAAGCCCTTTGAAGGAGACGAACCGCCTGCAACATATTTGCATCCGATAAAGCTTCTTACGTACTTAGCGAAGTCACCGGACTTATCACCGACCTTGGTTGAAGATGAGCTGGAAGAAGATGAAGAGCTTGAAGAAGAGCTGGAAGACGAAGAACTGCTGGAAGAAGGTGCCTTAGTAGTTGTAAGGCTCGCCTTTACGTAATATCCGGAGCTTGACTTATACCAGCCGTTATCGGTCTCTGCGACAACAGATATCTTCGCGCCTGACTTCAGGGTTGAGAGCAATGAATATGAAATACCCGGACCGGATCTGGTATTAAGGCTGCATGTGGAATAAACAGTCTTGCTGCAGGAAGTTTCCTTAACGCCGTTAACAGTCTTAGTCGTTGTTTTTGTTGAAGAACTTGTCTTTTTCTTCGGCTTAGCTGTCGGCTTCGGCTTGGGTGTAGGTGTATTTGTAGGAACAGGTGTGATGACAGTCGCGGAGAGATCCGAATTCTTGAGATATCCCTTTGTACCGTCCTTAAGCTTTACGAGTGAATATGTCTTGTTATAAGAGATCCTGGTAACTGTATCACCGATCTTAAGCTTGATCTCCTTCTTGGCATCTGCCTCATCGCTGCCGTCAGGAAGCATGGGCGAAATGAGAGTTACATTAGCTTTAAGCCAGTTGGTGTTACCGTCGTAAGTGATCGGATCCGTCGGGTCATTACCATAGTCGATCTTAACATCGGCAAATGAAACTTCCGCAACGAATGTATAGTCATTGATGCTGACATTAGGATTTCCGAGGCTCATCGGAACAATGCCTGTCTCAACGATCTCATCATCATCCATGAGCTGTCTCTGGAAAAAGTCAACTTTTCCGGCACCTAAAAGTGACGGACTCTGAAGACCAATTGTGTTATTTGAACCGCATTCGTAAATGCAAAAAGAACTGACGGCAATTACTGCCGCAATACCAGCTGATACGATATTGAATATTCTGTTATTATTCAAACGTCTTCTCCTTTGCACAACTAATCTTCTTTGTACTGTAATTTTAACATCAATACCTCTTTTAATTCCTGCAAAATCAAGCAAAATTTTGGCAAATGCCTAAAAATGCCACAGTTTTGTAATAAAAATAGCCAAAAATCAGGATTTTCGAGAGTCTAAAAGATCATTTTCTTGATCTGGAAAAACAGTTTTCGCGAGCTCGAAAGATCATTTTCGAGTTAAGAAATTCATTTTTTCGCGCGCCTGGAAATAAAAAACCTCCGCTCAGACGGAGGTTGGAATAATCAAATTGGTGGCTCACTGGAGGTTCGAACTCCAGACCCCTTGATTAAAAGTCAAGTGCTCTACCGGCTGAGCTAGTGAACCAAATTGGCTGGGGTGGCAGGATTTGAACCTACGAATGCGGGAGTCAAAGACCCGTGCCTTACCCCTTGGCTACACCCCAGTGATAAGAGGCAATTAAAAAATTGGGGTGGGATATGGGATTCGAACCCATGATATCTAGTGCCACAAACTAGCGCTCTAACCAACTGAACTAATCCCACCATGTCAGCCAATTGCCTAAAAAGTATAATGTTAACTATCTTTTAAGTCAAGCAGTTTATTGCACCTTACAATAAAGATGTGTAATATACGTTCGTTACTGATAATATTCAGTTGACTACTATCTTATGCAAGTGTATTATATGCAGAATTATACATTTCTTTGCATAAATATTCATTTGCAAGGATTCATGATCAAGAGGTTCTATTATGGAAGAAGAATTAACTAAATCCTATATAACAATGCCTAAGGGCTTTAAGGCTAACGGCGTTTCAGCCGGCATGAAGTGCGCAGATCCCGCAAACATCAATGAGAACGATCCCAAATCAACTTATCTCGATATGGGCATGGTCTATTCAGACACGCTCTGCAACGTAGCAGGCGTCTACACTTCAAACCTCGTTAAAGGCCATTCACTCGTAAGATCCATGGGCATTATCGAAAACACCGGTAAGGCCAAGGGAATCATCGTTAACAGCAAAGTTGCTAACGCAGGCGTAGGTGCTGTCGGTGTCGAAGATGCTGCAAAGGTTGCAGAATGTGCATCTTCCCTTCTCGGCTGCGATGTCAATGAGATCCTTACCGCATCAACAGGCGTTATCGGATCAAGACTTCCTTTGGACAAGATGACTTCTGCTATCCCTACACTGGTTAACGGATTGTCTTCTTCCGAAGAGACAGCACACAACGCAGAATACGCAATGATGACAACAGATACTGTTCCGAAGGAAGTTTCCGCTCAGATCGAGCTTACTGACGGCAAGACAGTTACCATCTCAGGCATGGCAAAGGGTTCCGGCATGATCCACCCTAACCTCGCCACCATGATCAGCATTTTCACAACAGACTGCGGCATCGAATCTGCTTCGTTGAAAAAGATGCTGCAGAAGGCCGTCAAATACACCTTTAACAGAGTTTCCGTCGACGGTGATACATCCGTATGCGATATGGTCGTAATCTTCTCTAATGGCGCCTCTGGCGTTGAGATCGCTGAGGGTACTGAAGACTATCAACTTTTCGAGGAAGCCCTCTGCAAGCTCGCTGAGGACATTGCACGTATGTTAGCAGCTGACGGCGAAGGTGCAACCAAGTTCGTTGAGATCGAAGTTCACGGCGCCAAGGACGAGAAGGACGCCAAGCTCATCGTCACATCCGTCGCAAGATCCCCTCTCTGCAAGACAGCATTCTTCGGTGAAGACGCAAATATCGGACGTATCCTCACAGCAGTCGGCTACTCCGGTGCTATGTTCGATCCTGAGAAAGTCGATATTCACTTAAACGGCCTTCTTATGTATAAAGACGGTGCAGCCGTTGCTTTCGACGAAGAGGAAGCATCACGCTTGCTTTCCGAGCACGACCTCAAGGTAGACATCACACTCTACGAAGGCGACGCTTACGACAGAATGTTCACCTGCGACTTCTCATACGACTACGTGAAGATCAACGGAAGCTACAGAACATAATTAGAATTCATTATTTTTTTGAAAGGCAGTCTGAGAAGGCTGCCTTTTATATTATGTCTGTTTAAAGTCGGGCAGAATGCTGGCAGAGCCGTATTAAATAAATACAAGACCGCACTATTGTATCGAAAACGCATAAAAACAAAGCGATTTCGATACAAGGTCGCACTTACCTGTATCGAAAACCTCTCAAAAACACCCCGTTTCGATACAAATTCGCGTTTTTGTATCGAAAACGCATAAAAAACAGGAGTTTTCGATACACGGTCGAACTTGCTTGTATCGAAAACACAATAAAACAAGCGGTTTTCGATACACTTGGTTAACTTCAACTCCGTGCAGCCTTTATCAATCAAGCCGAGTGTAAAAACAGTACACAAAAACCACAATTTATGCACTGGATTTACACTGGTGGCCTAAAATGAAACCTCACGAAAAATAAAACACCCCGCAAAGACGAACCTCACGGGGTGATAATTAATAAAATTAAGAGAAGAATTACTCTTCTGTCTTAGCCTCTTCAGCAGCGGGCTCTTCAGCGGGCTTGGGCTCAACCTTAACTGCCTTGGATGCGAGATACTCAACAGTCTTACGAGCGCGGATGGAATCCTTGATGAATGCGGAATCCTCGCCGATGGATTTCTTAACTTCCTCAACGTCGATCTTGTATGTGTTAGCGATCTGAGCGAGCTCTTCGTTGTAATCCTCGTCTGTAACCTCAGGATTGATCTTCTCTGTGATCTTCTCGATAACGAGTGAAGACTTAACTCTTACTCTAGCCATAGGCTCGAGAGACTTCTTGAAGTCGTCCATGCTCTGGCCAACATACTGGAGGTACATATCAAGAGCGATGCCCTGGTTGGACATACGAGCTGCCTGATCGTCAGCCATCTGCTCTACTTCGTTCTGAACCATTGAATCAGGAATGTCGATCTCGCAGTTGTCGCATACGGCTCTTACTGTCTCGTTCTCGAAAGCAGCCTTGTTGTCCTTGTCAGCTCTCTCCTGCTGCTTAGCTCTTACGTCAGCCTTGAGCTCTTCGAGAGTATCGAACTCGGAAACATCCTTTGCGAACTCATCGTCAAGTTCAGGAACAACTTCTGTCTTGATTGCGTGGATCTTTACGTTGAATGCAGCGTCAGCGCCCTTGAGGTCTTCTGCGTGATAATCTTCAGGGAACTTAACTTCGATAGTGAACTCTTCACCAACGCTGTGGCCTGCGACCTGCTCCTCGAAGCCGGGAATGAAAGACTTGGAACCGAGCTTGAGGTTATAACCCTCGCCCTTGCCGCCTTCGAAAGCAACGCCGTCCTTGAATCCTTCGTAGTCGATTGTAACTGTGTCGCCTTCCTGAGCCGGACGGTCTTCAACTTCCTCGAGGGAAGCATTTCTCTTTCTCATACGCTCGATCTCAGCGTCAACGTCCTCGTCTGTAACTACCTGCTCCTTGAAAGGAACTTCAACGCCCTCGTACTGACCGAGTTCGAATTCAGGCTTAACGTAAACTGTGATAGTGTACTTGATACCGTTCTCGTTGATGTCTGTTACATCCATCTCAGGTCTGGATACAACCTTGAGGTCGTGCTCCTTAACTGCTTCAGGATACTGAGCATTAGCGATCTCGTTCATAGCGTCCTCATAAAGTACGCCCTCACCGTAATACTGGCAAACGAGCTGATAAGGAACCTTGCCCTTACGGAAGCCGGGAACCTGGAAACGGTTCTTGTTCTTGTTGTAAGCCTTCTTTAAGGCTTCGTTCCACTCTTCCTTGCTTGACTCGAGGCTGATTACTACCTGAGAGTGTTCTTTCTTCTCAATTGTGGATGCCATGTGATATATCCTCCAAAATTATTATTATTAATTTATAGCCGAGTATGAATTGTATCACAGCACGGCAAAAGATTGCAATATTATAATACGGTAACTTGAATTCCCTTGAGACAATCTAAGGTCGCCTGGTGAAGATCGGGCGCGAAAGATGCAGTCAGTGAAGAATCTACGATGACCTCTGCTTCAGGGCATGCAGCCTTTGCAAGTACTGTGTTTGAGAGGACGCAGATGTTGGAAACAAGGCCGCAGACTTCGATAGCACTTATGTCAGCGCTGTTGGAAGCCAGGTAATTTGCGAGTTCGATGCTTCCGAAAGTTGGCTTTTCGAAAACTTTCTTTCCTTCGAGCAAAGGCTTTAAATCATTGCAAAGCATCCAGCCGTCAGAGCCTTTGAGGCAGTGAGGGACCGGAAGGTTCTTGCCTTCCTGTGTTTCCATATAATTTTCGAAGTGGGTATCCAGCGTATAGACTATCTCATCGCCGGCTTTTTCGAACTCTTCGATCTTTGAGATGATGCCGGGAATGATCTTGTCTGCACCTTCAAAACCCAGTGCTCCGTCAATAAAATCCTTCTGCATGTCTACAACAATGAGAATCTTACGCATGTGGTTACCTCCTTCGGTTATAAAAAAAGCTGCCGCGTATAGCAACAGCTTTGAATCTGGCGCGCCTAGCAGAGCTCGAATCCACAACCTTCTGATCCGTAGTCAGACGCTCTATCCAGTTGAGCTATAGGCGCGTATAAATCCATTGGTTTCCCAATAGCCTAATAATGATATTACTTGAAGCCTTGAATGTCAATCACGATTTGGATAGAATACTTTCGATTATTTTTATGGGGAATATTTATGGGCAATTATAATCCGGATACACAGCTGGTAAAGGAACTTGCATTGATCAATTGCCGCGAACTTGGCGGCATGCCTTTAAAAGACGGCAATATTTTTCGCGAAGGCATATTTATCAGATCAGGTTCACCGCATTATTTAAAGCCGGATCAGATTCAGGAAGTTAAAGACTACGGCATCAAGACAGTAGTCGACTTAAGAGGCCTTGAAGAGATCAAGCAGGCAGGAAACCCTTTTATCGGAGATCCCGACGTCTGCTATTACAACGTCCCTCTTCTTAACGGCAATCCTAACGATACCAAGGACCAGACGATGGAATATCTGAGGACCCACATTCTTGGCGATTACTACATCATAATTGCCGAAGAGATGGGCGACCGGCTGGTAGAGATCATGAGAGTTCTTCTTAATTGTAAAGGCACTGCCCTCTTCCACTGCCACCACGGCAAGGACAGGACCGGGGTTGTAGCTGCGATCCTCTATCTTATCAGCGGTGCTTCTAGAGAAGACATCATCACCAACTACAAAGTTTCCTATGAATACCTGAAAGATTTCCTCGCGCCCTTCATCAGAAAAATGCCTGAAGACTTAAGGCACGCTTTAAGGTCCGACGAAGAGAACATGATCAAGTTTTTGGATTACCTTGACGAAAAATGGGACGGCGACGTTACAAAGCTTCTCATGGCAAACGGGCTCACCTCAGATGAGATCAGTCAGTTAAAGGCCAAGTGCATTAAGAAGAATTAACCTACGTTCTCGCCCAGATCGATACGCTTAACGTTTCCGAAATCATCAAATTCGAAGGACAGCGTAAAATCGCCGTCTACGTTTCTGAACGAGCTCTGATAATTACACTCGTCGAACATCGGATACACGAGAAGGAGCTCTGAGACATTCATTCCGACATAGATATCGCTACCGAGCGAAAAGTCTCCCTGGTTGCGGACAGCGATCGAATAGAGCCTGCCGTATGTCCATTTTCCGTCCTTGATCTCAGCATGGAGCCTTAATGTAACACCCCTGTATGCGAGTGCAACAACATCGCCTGAGACTGTTGATAACACAGGCTCGCCTAATAGTCTGAAGATTTCGCTCTGGCTGTATGTCGAGCCCATCCTGAGCTTGCTCTCGCCGTTCTTATAAAGACTTATCTCGTCAATCGTTGACGGGATTTTGTCCAGAATGCAGAGTGTGCCATTTTTATAAAGCCTCAGAGAAACCGTTTTCGAGGTGATCGAAGTTTCGGAGAAGACTTCAGGAATGTTATAGGATATGTGCGTAGGCGAAAAGAGCTTCAGCTCATAGTCCTTGATGTTCGTCTTGACCTTCATCTTGTAGTAATCGGCGATGAAAAGAGCCTTTGCATTGATGACGGAATTGAGATAAATGTCCGAACGGTAAGTCGACTTGATGATAGCTTCCAGAGCATCGATATTCTCATCGTCGATCATGTCGAAATAG contains these protein-coding regions:
- a CDS encoding succinyl-diaminopimelate desuccinylase, which produces MENSSLSEQEFSFLKKLISIESTGSSPEVDGKYGTLPYGSRAFSALKFFLENAEKDGMRVGTIENRVGWCEIGPENAELIGIVCHLDVVPAGDGWTTSPFELTLKDGILSGRGIVDDKGPAAASYIAMKRLLDSGFELTKRIRLILGTDEERTCSCVETYAAKGEIPSFSITPDAEFPVIYAEKGIMNIKISDDAPSSVIAAGGSAANMVPAKSSCRINGKEYVATGKTAHASKPDLGVNAIFEMIKLLDKAGEDYSSSPLLSFIANELVPKTAAEYTGCDIKDESGSVTANPSILKCGEDGESLIIDIRCPVSYQMDSITSFIAMKAANYGLSAEITNQMSPLYKAKDLPEISVLTDIWKENMPSYTGYRPEYLEKYTEPIAIGGGTYARHMPNTIAFGIQTPWQEDQCHQANESRALTDFETDIKVMTEAIKALSAS
- a CDS encoding trigger factor — encoded protein: MASTIEKKEHSQVVISLESSKEEWNEALKKAYNKNKNRFQVPGFRKGKVPYQLVCQYYGEGVLYEDAMNEIANAQYPEAVKEHDLKVVSRPEMDVTDINENGIKYTITVYVKPEFELGQYEGVEVPFKEQVVTDEDVDAEIERMRKRNASLEEVEDRPAQEGDTVTIDYEGFKDGVAFEGGKGEGYNLKLGSKSFIPGFEEQVAGHSVGEEFTIEVKFPEDYHAEDLKGADAAFNVKIHAIKTEVVPELDDEFAKDVSEFDTLEELKADVRAKQQERADKDNKAAFENETVRAVCDNCEIDIPDSMVQNEVEQMADDQAARMSNQGIALDMYLQYVGQSMDDFKKSLEPMARVRVKSSLVIEKITEKINPEVTDEDYNEELAQIANTYKIDVEEVKKSIGEDSAFIKDSIRARKTVEYLASKAVKVEPKPAEEPAAEEAKTEE
- a CDS encoding nicotinamidase-related amidase → MRKILIVVDMQKDFIDGALGFEGADKIIPGIISKIEEFEKAGDEIVYTLDTHFENYMETQEGKNLPVPHCLKGSDGWMLCNDLKPLLEGKKVFEKPTFGSIELANYLASNSADISAIEVCGLVSNICVLSNTVLAKAACPEAEVIVDSSLTASFAPDLHQATLDCLKGIQVTVL
- a CDS encoding cell wall-associated NlpC family hydrolase; translation: MNNNRIFNIVSAGIAAVIAVSSFCIYECGSNNTIGLQSPSLLGAGKVDFFQRQLMDDDEIVETGIVPMSLGNPNVSINDYTFVAEVSFADVKIDYGNDPTDPITYDGNTNWLKANVTLISPMLPDGSDEADAKKEIKLKIGDTVTRISYNKTYSLVKLKDGTKGYLKNSDLSATVITPVPTNTPTPKPKPTAKPKKKTSSSTKTTTKTVNGVKETSCSKTVYSTCSLNTRSGPGISYSLLSTLKSGAKISVVAETDNGWYKSSSGYYVKASLTTTKAPSSSSSSSSSSSSSSSSSSSSSSTKVGDKSGDFAKYVRSFIGCKYVAGGSSPSKGFDCSGFVMYCIKNYYGVSLPHGATSQSKKGKEVKKEDIQCGDIICFDRNGDGTMEHSAIYIGGGKYVHAKGAKYGVVEDNFANAKNVAHIRRVI
- a CDS encoding glutamate N-acetyltransferase, with translation MEEELTKSYITMPKGFKANGVSAGMKCADPANINENDPKSTYLDMGMVYSDTLCNVAGVYTSNLVKGHSLVRSMGIIENTGKAKGIIVNSKVANAGVGAVGVEDAAKVAECASSLLGCDVNEILTASTGVIGSRLPLDKMTSAIPTLVNGLSSSEETAHNAEYAMMTTDTVPKEVSAQIELTDGKTVTISGMAKGSGMIHPNLATMISIFTTDCGIESASLKKMLQKAVKYTFNRVSVDGDTSVCDMVVIFSNGASGVEIAEGTEDYQLFEEALCKLAEDIARMLAADGEGATKFVEIEVHGAKDEKDAKLIVTSVARSPLCKTAFFGEDANIGRILTAVGYSGAMFDPEKVDIHLNGLLMYKDGAAVAFDEEEASRLLSEHDLKVDITLYEGDAYDRMFTCDFSYDYVKINGSYRT
- a CDS encoding protein-tyrosine phosphatase; its protein translation is MGNYNPDTQLVKELALINCRELGGMPLKDGNIFREGIFIRSGSPHYLKPDQIQEVKDYGIKTVVDLRGLEEIKQAGNPFIGDPDVCYYNVPLLNGNPNDTKDQTMEYLRTHILGDYYIIIAEEMGDRLVEIMRVLLNCKGTALFHCHHGKDRTGVVAAILYLISGASREDIITNYKVSYEYLKDFLAPFIRKMPEDLRHALRSDEENMIKFLDYLDEKWDGDVTKLLMANGLTSDEISQLKAKCIKKN